From the genome of Triticum aestivum cultivar Chinese Spring chromosome 3B, IWGSC CS RefSeq v2.1, whole genome shotgun sequence, one region includes:
- the LOC123066617 gene encoding probable glutathione S-transferase, whose product MADPVKLMGGFGSPFVHRAEVALRLKGVPYELILEDMINKSELLLKHNPVHKKVPVLLHGDKAVCESLLIVEYVDEAFEGPPILPSDPHERSDARFWSKFFVEKCLMSLWLALWTEGEEQKVFIMDAKENLALVEAQLKDKRFFGGARIGLADIAGASLLSRWASVMQEVAGVSVMTDDEYPAIHRWMEDYNADEAVKECLPNRNHLISYFTTIRGKCVLAAKSMLPNYLAKK is encoded by the exons ATGGCAGACCCAGTGAAGCTCATGGGAGGCTTTGGCAGCCCATTCGTCCACCGTGCCGAGGTCGCCTTGCGTCTCAAAGGAGTGCCCTACGAGCTCATCCTAGAGGACATGATCAACAAGAGCGAGCTGTTGCTGAAGCACAATCCCGTCCACAAGAAGGTCCCCGTCCTCCTTCACGGGGACAAGGCTGTCTGCGAGTCTCTCCTCATTGTCGAGTACGTCGACGAGGCCTTTGAAGGGCCACCCATCTTGCCGTCTGACCCTCATGAAAGGTCCGATGCCCGCTTCTGGTCCAAATTCTTTGTGGAAAAG TGCTTGATGTCGCTGTGGCTAGCGCTGTGGACGGAGGGCGAGGAGCAGAAGGTCTTTATTATGGACGCAAAAGAGAACCTCGCGCTAGTGGAGGCACAACTCAAAGATAAGAGGTTCTTTGGAGGCGCCAGAATTGGCCTCGCCGATATCGCCGGTGCCAGCCTACTGTCTCGATGGGCAAGCGTGATGCAAGAGGTCGCCGGGGTGAGCGTGATGACCGACGATGAGTATCCTGCTATCCACCGGTGGATGGAGGACTACAACGCTGACGAAGCTGTCAAGGAGTGCTTGCCGAACAGAAACCATCTCATCTCCTACTTCACCACGATCAGGGGAAAGTGCGTCTTAGCGGCCAAGTCCATGCTACCCAATTATCTAGCCAAGAAATAG